Proteins encoded in a region of the Chryseobacterium piperi genome:
- the metG gene encoding methionine--tRNA ligase translates to MSNRKMITAALPYANGPVHIGHLAGVYIPADVYARFQRRSGKDVAFICGSDEHGIPITIRAKKEGVTPQDIVDKYHEIIKKSFSDLGISFDEYSRTTSKKHYETSQDFFKVLYEKGKFTEEVSEQYFDEQAGEFLADRYIVGTCPNCGNENAYGDQCEKCGSTLSPSELINPKSMLSGNVPILKETKNWYLPLNEYEDFLNEWIIEGHKDDWKPNVYGQVKSWLNDGLKPRAMTRDLNWGVPVPLPNAEGKVLYVWFDAPIGYISFTKEWAEKNGKDWKDYWQSENSDLIHFIGKDNIVFHCIIFPAMMKAHGDYIMPKNVPAFEFLNLENDKISTSRNWAVWAHEYVEDFPGQQDVLRYALLSSAPETKDNNFTWKDFQTKNNSELVGIFGNFINRVAVLIHKYYNGIVPQGDQNTPELQEINKSAKEISGFLENYEFRNALTALMNLARFGNQYLQTEEPWKTIKDHPEKAAHSLFVGAQIAVALAQLCEPFMPFSSEKLLNMFNVQKLSWSDVETKSVLIETGHQINESSLLFSKIEDDVIEAQIQKLEDTKQNNKKTNPNANPMKEEITFDDFTKIDLRTATITEAEKVEKADKLLKLTIDTGVDVRTVVSGIAESFTPEEIIGKQVMILLNLAPRKIRGIESQGMLLLTTKPDGKLSFVTPDDSNVENGIEIG, encoded by the coding sequence ATGTCAAACAGAAAGATGATTACGGCAGCTTTGCCTTATGCAAACGGACCGGTTCATATAGGACATTTGGCAGGTGTTTATATTCCTGCGGATGTTTACGCAAGATTTCAGAGAAGATCAGGAAAAGACGTCGCGTTTATCTGTGGTTCAGATGAGCATGGAATTCCTATTACCATCAGAGCCAAAAAAGAAGGAGTTACCCCTCAGGATATTGTGGACAAATACCATGAAATCATTAAAAAATCTTTTTCAGACCTGGGAATTTCATTTGACGAATACTCCAGAACTACTTCCAAAAAACATTATGAAACCAGTCAGGACTTCTTCAAAGTTCTTTATGAAAAAGGTAAATTTACTGAAGAGGTTTCTGAACAATATTTTGATGAGCAGGCTGGAGAGTTTTTGGCTGATCGCTATATCGTAGGAACATGTCCCAATTGTGGCAATGAAAATGCATATGGAGACCAGTGTGAGAAATGTGGTTCTACCCTTTCCCCTTCAGAATTGATCAATCCGAAATCCATGCTTAGCGGAAATGTTCCGATTCTTAAAGAAACCAAAAACTGGTACCTTCCTTTAAATGAATATGAAGATTTTTTAAATGAGTGGATTATTGAAGGACATAAAGACGACTGGAAGCCTAATGTTTATGGTCAGGTAAAATCATGGTTAAATGATGGACTGAAGCCTCGTGCTATGACCAGAGACCTCAACTGGGGAGTTCCTGTTCCGCTTCCGAATGCAGAAGGCAAAGTACTTTACGTATGGTTTGATGCACCGATCGGATATATCTCTTTCACCAAAGAATGGGCTGAGAAAAACGGAAAAGACTGGAAAGACTACTGGCAAAGTGAAAATAGTGACCTGATTCATTTTATAGGAAAAGATAATATTGTATTCCACTGTATTATTTTCCCCGCTATGATGAAAGCTCACGGAGACTATATTATGCCTAAAAATGTTCCGGCATTTGAGTTCCTGAATCTTGAAAATGATAAAATATCGACTTCAAGAAACTGGGCAGTTTGGGCTCATGAATATGTGGAAGATTTCCCTGGACAACAGGATGTATTAAGATATGCTCTGCTTTCTTCTGCTCCTGAAACCAAGGATAATAATTTTACATGGAAAGATTTCCAAACTAAAAATAATTCTGAACTGGTAGGAATTTTTGGTAACTTCATTAATAGAGTTGCCGTTCTTATCCACAAATATTATAATGGAATTGTTCCGCAAGGGGATCAAAATACCCCTGAATTACAGGAGATCAATAAATCTGCAAAAGAAATTTCAGGATTTTTAGAAAACTATGAATTCAGGAATGCCTTGACAGCTTTAATGAATCTGGCACGTTTTGGAAACCAATATCTTCAAACTGAAGAGCCATGGAAAACGATTAAGGATCATCCTGAAAAAGCAGCGCATTCACTATTTGTTGGAGCTCAGATTGCAGTCGCACTTGCTCAACTATGTGAACCTTTTATGCCTTTCAGTTCTGAAAAATTACTGAATATGTTTAATGTTCAGAAATTAAGCTGGAGCGATGTTGAAACAAAATCTGTTCTCATTGAAACCGGACATCAAATTAATGAATCTTCTCTTCTTTTCTCAAAAATAGAAGACGATGTTATTGAGGCTCAGATTCAGAAACTAGAAGATACCAAACAAAATAATAAAAAAACCAACCCTAACGCTAACCCAATGAAAGAGGAAATCACTTTTGACGACTTTACGAAAATCGATTTAAGAACAGCTACAATTACAGAAGCTGAAAAAGTAGAAAAAGCTGATAAACTATTGAAGCTAACGATAGATACTGGTGTTGATGTAAGAACCGTGGTTTCAGGAATTGCCGAAAGCTTTACTCCTGAAGAAATTATTGGAAAACAGGTTATGATTTTATTAAATCTGGCGCCTAGAAAAATACGAGGAATAGAGTCTCAGGGAATGTTATTATTGACAACAAAACCTGATGGAAAATTATCTTTCGTTACTCCGGATGACAGCAATGTTGAAAACGGTATTGAGATAGGATAA
- a CDS encoding class I SAM-dependent methyltransferase: MKDLMGKAIWDYYHHEGPEDLQTETSISELDELPVDYLFRDFEEMNELEQKALELANGKVLDIGAGAGSHALYLQNERHLNVTALDISPKSIEVCKLRGVENTVCTNILDFSEGTFDTILLLMNGTGIFERLTTIDTYLQKLYSLLNDNGQVLIDSTDILYMFDRDEDGGVYIPAGGYYGELDYVVHYKGESEDPIKWLYLDFQTLKNAAENNGFSIEKVTQDEDAYLALLRRNRKIADL; the protein is encoded by the coding sequence ATGAAAGATTTAATGGGCAAGGCCATTTGGGATTATTATCATCATGAAGGTCCTGAAGATTTACAGACTGAAACTTCAATTTCTGAATTGGATGAGCTTCCGGTAGATTACCTGTTCAGGGATTTTGAAGAAATGAACGAGCTTGAGCAAAAAGCTCTCGAATTGGCCAATGGAAAAGTTCTGGATATTGGAGCCGGAGCCGGTTCACATGCTTTGTATCTGCAAAATGAAAGACATCTGAATGTTACAGCATTGGATATTTCCCCCAAATCTATTGAAGTGTGTAAATTGAGAGGAGTGGAAAATACGGTTTGTACCAACATACTGGATTTTTCTGAAGGAACTTTTGATACCATCTTATTGTTGATGAACGGAACCGGAATCTTTGAACGCTTAACTACTATCGATACCTATCTTCAGAAATTATATTCATTATTGAATGATAACGGACAGGTTTTAATTGATAGTACCGATATTTTGTATATGTTTGATAGAGATGAAGATGGGGGAGTCTATATTCCGGCAGGTGGATATTATGGCGAACTCGATTATGTGGTGCATTATAAAGGAGAATCGGAGGATCCTATAAAATGGTTGTATCTCGATTTTCAAACCCTAAAAAATGCTGCAGAAAATAATGGTTTTAGCATTGAGAAGGTGACGCAAGATGAAGATGCATATTTAGCTTTATTAAGGCGAAATCGCAAAATTGCTGATTTGTAA
- a CDS encoding siderophore-interacting protein translates to MAKMQTGQIVAEVTKKEYITPHFIRVYLHSEEVSLFKDTTVGDNNKIAVPPQGLNEVYFPDLDENHEWIYPPKEIAPSIRTYTHRGINLETNELFIDFVDHGDGGPASKWVREAEKGSKLGVMMRCEGRELYPEADWYFLIGDGTAIPVLSAILETLPEKAKGVCIIEVHGKEDEQKLETKADIEFKWIHHSESHLGNKLTEAVRSVEIPETSKFGYVACEFSTVKEIRSYLRKEKGWKQPELYAYSYWKAGVAENESQADRQKEKDSVE, encoded by the coding sequence ATGGCTAAAATGCAAACAGGACAGATTGTTGCCGAAGTCACTAAAAAAGAGTACATAACACCACATTTTATTAGGGTGTACCTCCATTCTGAAGAGGTTTCTTTATTTAAAGATACGACGGTTGGGGATAATAATAAAATAGCTGTCCCACCACAGGGATTGAATGAAGTTTATTTCCCTGACCTGGATGAAAATCATGAGTGGATTTATCCGCCGAAAGAGATAGCGCCATCGATCAGGACTTATACGCACCGTGGAATTAATTTAGAAACTAATGAGCTGTTCATAGACTTTGTGGATCACGGAGATGGAGGACCTGCTTCAAAATGGGTCAGAGAAGCGGAAAAAGGTTCTAAATTAGGAGTGATGATGCGCTGCGAAGGAAGAGAGCTATATCCGGAGGCTGATTGGTACTTTCTCATAGGAGATGGTACGGCGATTCCTGTTTTGAGTGCCATTTTGGAAACACTTCCTGAAAAGGCTAAAGGAGTCTGTATTATTGAGGTCCATGGAAAAGAAGATGAACAAAAACTGGAAACAAAAGCGGATATTGAATTTAAATGGATACATCATTCTGAATCCCATTTAGGGAATAAGCTGACTGAGGCTGTAAGAAGTGTAGAAATTCCTGAAACTTCAAAATTTGGATATGTAGCATGTGAATTCTCAACGGTAAAAGAAATCCGTTCTTATCTTCGAAAGGAAAAAGGATGGAAACAACCGGAGTTGTACGCTTATTCGTATTGGAAAGCCGGAGTTGCTGAGAATGAATCACAGGCAGATCGTCAAAAAGAAAAAGACAGCGTCGAATAA
- a CDS encoding TonB-dependent receptor, whose amino-acid sequence MKKQYVVASLLASGLMFSQITQDSLASKNIEDVVIVASRKPTKISEVPGTVWVVQKEKIQEQAKSGVPIKEMLSILIPSMDIGPQGRTNYGQNMRGRSALVMIDGVSLNSIRAISRQLDAIDPFNIERIEVLSGASSIYGGNATGGIINIITKIPAKKGISGETELGVRTGFMGKDDHDFRAAQAISGKGEKLFGRLGIAYQQNGCVYGADEKQVITDITQTDLQYNQSIDVLATGGYQFNNKHKITASLQYYNSKFNGDRSLYLGQNLSAFTTKNAGLLEVRDGFSSDKNVGTERYMGTVSYNGNNILGGQDLYIQLATRGEKLGFYPFPGNVTLQTGSIAYMSSSQQDTYYSGLKALLSKSWKGLNVTYGVDVDFEKFEGTQSVYDIAKTMSSGGLINETKYSLGRYPTNHSKSYAGYVQAKYNILPKLQLNAGVRYQNINVEVDDFVGSQQQTQVAMGYGQSASAIPGGKNSYNMTLANAGLLYKFNEQHQAWGTFSQGVNLADPSKYYGIGVYKLNGTNWDVTSSINVKEQPLQAIKTNQFEVGYRINKGGLRGQIAGFLSNSDKTVTVDRKTFQLLVNDLKLRNMGIEAEVSYSLNNGVYFGASGLLIKSEVENNGEWIRQEVYNASPSKLVTYIGYNVQNWSFRFQSLQNFKQKDNLNNEIDGYNTSDLMVGYRFNWGKFNLGIQNIFNTEYQTIWSKRSQILYSTYGLPELFNYKGRGRTFNLSYTFDF is encoded by the coding sequence ATGAAAAAGCAGTATGTAGTAGCATCTTTATTGGCTTCCGGGTTAATGTTTTCCCAAATAACCCAAGATTCACTTGCATCTAAAAATATTGAAGATGTAGTAATTGTTGCATCAAGAAAACCTACAAAAATTTCTGAAGTTCCCGGAACTGTTTGGGTCGTGCAGAAAGAAAAAATCCAGGAACAGGCCAAGAGTGGAGTTCCTATCAAGGAGATGTTGTCTATATTGATTCCAAGTATGGATATAGGCCCACAGGGAAGAACCAATTACGGGCAAAATATGAGAGGACGTTCCGCTTTGGTTATGATTGATGGGGTTTCACTAAACAGTATTCGTGCTATCAGCCGTCAATTAGATGCGATTGATCCTTTTAATATCGAAAGAATAGAGGTTCTTTCGGGGGCAAGTTCCATTTATGGTGGGAATGCTACGGGGGGAATTATTAATATTATTACTAAAATACCTGCCAAAAAAGGAATTAGCGGAGAAACAGAATTAGGAGTCCGTACCGGATTTATGGGAAAAGATGATCATGATTTCCGTGCTGCACAGGCTATTTCAGGAAAAGGAGAAAAGCTTTTCGGAAGATTGGGAATTGCTTATCAACAAAACGGTTGTGTTTACGGAGCTGATGAGAAGCAAGTGATTACTGATATTACCCAAACCGACTTACAATACAACCAGTCGATTGATGTTTTAGCTACAGGAGGCTACCAATTCAATAATAAGCATAAGATTACTGCTTCACTTCAATATTATAATTCAAAATTTAACGGTGACCGGAGTCTTTACTTAGGGCAAAACTTAAGTGCTTTCACTACAAAAAATGCTGGTTTACTGGAGGTGAGAGATGGTTTTTCTTCAGATAAAAATGTAGGAACTGAACGGTATATGGGAACGGTAAGCTATAATGGAAATAATATTCTCGGCGGTCAGGATTTATACATTCAATTGGCTACCAGAGGAGAAAAACTGGGCTTTTATCCTTTTCCTGGAAATGTGACGCTACAGACCGGAAGTATTGCCTATATGTCTTCTTCGCAGCAAGATACCTATTACTCGGGATTGAAGGCATTGTTGTCTAAATCATGGAAAGGTCTTAATGTAACGTATGGAGTAGATGTTGATTTTGAAAAGTTTGAAGGAACACAATCAGTATATGATATCGCAAAAACAATGTCAAGCGGAGGCCTGATCAATGAAACGAAGTACAGCCTCGGAAGATATCCTACCAATCATTCTAAAAGTTATGCCGGATACGTTCAGGCTAAATATAATATTCTTCCAAAACTACAGTTGAATGCGGGAGTTCGTTATCAGAACATTAATGTAGAGGTAGATGATTTTGTAGGTTCCCAGCAGCAGACTCAGGTGGCAATGGGCTATGGACAGTCGGCATCTGCCATTCCGGGAGGAAAAAACTCTTACAACATGACTCTCGCTAATGCAGGGCTGTTGTATAAGTTTAATGAACAACACCAGGCATGGGGAACATTTTCCCAGGGAGTCAATCTTGCAGATCCGTCTAAATATTATGGAATCGGAGTTTATAAATTAAACGGAACAAACTGGGATGTAACATCCAGCATTAATGTAAAGGAACAGCCTTTACAAGCCATTAAAACCAATCAGTTTGAAGTAGGGTACCGTATTAATAAAGGAGGTTTAAGAGGTCAGATTGCTGGGTTCTTAAGCAATTCAGATAAAACCGTGACGGTAGACCGAAAAACTTTTCAGCTTCTTGTTAATGATTTGAAGCTACGAAATATGGGTATTGAGGCTGAAGTTTCTTATAGTTTAAATAACGGAGTGTATTTTGGGGCAAGCGGATTGTTGATTAAATCTGAAGTAGAAAACAATGGAGAGTGGATCAGGCAGGAAGTTTATAATGCTTCTCCTTCAAAATTGGTGACCTATATCGGATATAACGTGCAAAACTGGTCATTCAGATTCCAATCTCTTCAAAACTTCAAGCAGAAAGATAATCTTAATAATGAAATAGATGGATACAATACTTCCGATTTAATGGTTGGGTATCGTTTCAACTGGGGGAAATTTAATTTAGGAATTCAGAATATATTCAATACTGAATATCAGACGATCTGGAGTAAAAGATCACAGATCTTATATTCTACCTACGGACTTCCTGAATTGTTTAATTATAAAGGAAGAGGCAGGACATTTAATTTGTCTTATACATTTGATTTTTAG
- a CDS encoding GLPGLI family protein: MKDVAIHIFLACLFIISSAKLAGQNHNHRFYYSFNYKTDTLGSSSNDILVLSVNDKENIFLSSKFLETDSLNSVHQHKKQYINPQYNSILQYSKENDLFSSYKKLDMNYYHYDFKKKLSWKIHSQKKELLSFMVQKATTTYGGRNWTAWFCNDIQLPYGPYVFHGLPGLILELYDDEDNFRYTLIKSIKSSPDHFKLDYIFEDKPIKIKAKDWKAIQLNYYNNPLYDYKTIGWVMYHKNGQPYTSQDYRNLEIQIKEGIKRYNNPIELDEKIQY; the protein is encoded by the coding sequence ATGAAAGATGTAGCTATTCATATTTTTTTGGCCTGTTTATTTATTATTTCCAGTGCTAAATTGGCAGGCCAGAACCATAACCATCGGTTTTACTATAGTTTCAATTATAAAACCGATACTTTAGGCTCTTCTTCAAATGATATTCTCGTGCTTTCTGTTAATGATAAGGAAAACATTTTTTTAAGCAGTAAGTTCCTTGAAACCGATTCTCTCAATTCAGTACACCAGCATAAAAAACAATATATCAATCCTCAGTACAACAGTATTCTGCAGTATTCCAAAGAAAATGACCTGTTTTCATCTTATAAAAAGCTGGATATGAATTATTATCATTATGATTTTAAAAAGAAGCTTTCCTGGAAAATTCATTCTCAAAAGAAAGAGCTTCTCAGCTTCATGGTACAAAAAGCCACCACAACCTATGGTGGCAGAAACTGGACAGCATGGTTCTGCAATGATATACAGCTCCCCTATGGCCCCTATGTTTTTCATGGTTTACCAGGGCTCATTTTGGAGTTATATGATGATGAAGACAATTTCCGATATACGCTAATTAAAAGCATAAAGTCTTCTCCTGATCACTTTAAATTAGATTATATTTTTGAAGACAAACCCATAAAAATCAAAGCAAAAGATTGGAAAGCAATACAACTGAATTATTATAACAATCCATTATATGATTACAAAACCATTGGCTGGGTTATGTATCATAAAAATGGGCAGCCTTATACATCACAGGATTACCGGAATCTGGAAATCCAAATTAAAGAGGGAATAAAGAGATACAATAACCCCATTGAACTGGACGAAAAAATACAATATTAG
- a CDS encoding efflux MFS transporter permease, with protein sequence MYNKGLYHDWLPKPVQLLLIVLLLAVVMPLGGVYTGNISYLVGGTGALSEYFLWANYATTIGMGACMPVVLRMKMRFKVRDKITLILVLLGLLSYINATTLEPMVMVMTALVIGFLKMMVTIELFLPLMAMIGNRGMFYGGFYTFILMMNQIASYYAVKVSILYNWQHFYIIVAVLCFILALLHWIFMHDKYFALKVPLHYIDWLSILLFASAFMFSAYVYSFGKQQDWWNSSKIMNASIAAFISFALLAIRQLTLKRPYLSFSIFKKNNVQNGLFMLFWLGMFLGTTSLQNTFAIGILGYDQLTNARLNLLMIPGMILAGIAAIFWFKREKPLKMFIFSGFSAMMGYAIIMYFSMVLEFNYENWYLPMFLKGYGMCSLFVSVWFYTLDKLELDDMLAAIGLVLVWRTFLAVGIFSALYSWFQYHFQVVAVGDLAVYIDGMRVSPQTLAANMKTLQLNAIIIATKKIFGYIILVGFGVLLYVFTHHFGKERFQYVRFVRMLSGKSVIARRRLRERKQLLEEIKDAAGPAI encoded by the coding sequence ATGTACAACAAAGGACTATATCATGATTGGTTACCCAAGCCTGTTCAGCTTCTGCTTATTGTATTACTACTGGCTGTGGTAATGCCTTTGGGTGGAGTTTATACTGGAAATATCAGTTATCTCGTTGGAGGTACGGGAGCGCTTTCCGAATATTTTCTTTGGGCCAATTATGCAACAACCATAGGAATGGGGGCTTGTATGCCGGTTGTTCTCAGAATGAAAATGAGATTTAAGGTACGTGACAAGATCACTCTGATCTTGGTTCTTTTAGGGTTGTTAAGCTATATCAATGCGACAACCTTAGAGCCTATGGTTATGGTAATGACTGCTTTGGTTATCGGCTTTTTGAAAATGATGGTGACGATTGAGCTATTTTTGCCCTTAATGGCTATGATCGGAAACCGTGGAATGTTTTATGGTGGTTTTTACACTTTTATACTGATGATGAATCAGATTGCAAGCTATTATGCTGTAAAGGTTTCCATCCTTTACAATTGGCAGCATTTTTATATCATTGTGGCTGTTCTGTGTTTTATTCTGGCACTTTTACACTGGATTTTCATGCACGATAAGTATTTTGCTCTGAAAGTTCCATTACACTATATCGACTGGCTTAGTATTTTACTTTTTGCTTCGGCTTTTATGTTTTCAGCTTATGTCTATTCTTTCGGGAAACAACAGGATTGGTGGAATTCTTCCAAAATTATGAATGCCAGTATAGCCGCTTTTATAAGTTTTGCTTTATTAGCTATCCGTCAACTGACGCTTAAAAGACCCTATTTATCCTTTAGCATATTCAAAAAGAATAATGTGCAGAATGGTTTATTTATGTTGTTTTGGCTGGGGATGTTTTTAGGAACTACTTCTTTGCAGAATACATTTGCCATTGGTATTTTAGGCTATGACCAGCTTACTAATGCCAGACTCAATCTTCTGATGATTCCCGGGATGATATTGGCAGGTATTGCAGCTATTTTCTGGTTCAAGAGAGAAAAACCCTTAAAAATGTTCATCTTCTCAGGGTTTTCTGCAATGATGGGATATGCGATCATTATGTACTTTTCTATGGTATTGGAATTTAATTATGAGAATTGGTACCTCCCGATGTTTTTGAAAGGATATGGGATGTGTTCTTTATTTGTTTCTGTTTGGTTTTATACTCTGGATAAATTAGAATTGGATGATATGTTGGCTGCTATTGGTTTGGTGTTGGTTTGGAGAACTTTTCTTGCAGTAGGTATTTTCTCTGCATTATACTCATGGTTTCAGTATCATTTTCAGGTTGTTGCTGTAGGAGATCTGGCAGTTTATATTGATGGAATGAGGGTAAGCCCACAAACGCTTGCTGCTAATATGAAAACCCTTCAACTCAATGCTATTATCATTGCAACCAAAAAAATATTCGGATATATTATATTGGTTGGCTTTGGAGTGCTCCTGTATGTGTTTACCCATCATTTTGGAAAAGAACGTTTTCAGTATGTGAGGTTTGTCAGAATGTTGAGCGGTAAATCAGTAATCGCCAGAAGAAGATTGAGAGAACGTAAACAATTATTAGAAGAAATAAAAGATGCCGCAGGTCCTGCGATCTAA